From a region of the Babesia bovis T2Bo chromosome 1, whole genome shotgun sequence genome:
- a CDS encoding putative histone H3: protein MARTKQTARKSTGGKAPRKQLATKAARKSAPVAAGVKKPHRYRPGTVALREIRKFQKSTELLIRKLPFQRLVREIAEDFKTELRFQSQAVLALQEAAEAYLVGLFEDTNLCAIHAKRVTIMPKDIQLARRIRGERA from the coding sequence ATGGCCCGCACCAAGCAGACTGCGCGCAAGTCAACTGGTGGCAAGGCCCCTCGTAAACAACTGGCTACTAAGGCTGCACGTAAATCAGCGCCTGTGGCGGCTGGAGTGAAGAAACCACACCGTTATCGCCCTGGTACCGTGGCTCTGCGTGAGATTCGTAAATTCCAGAAATCGACTGAGTTGTTAATTCGCAAGTTGCCTTTCCAGCGTCTGGTACGTGAGATTGCTGAGGACTTTAAGACGGAGCTGCGTTTCCAATCGCAAGCTGTTTTGGCTCTGCAGGAGGCTGCTGAGGCGTACTTGGTTGGCCTCTTTGAGGACACCAACCTTTGTGCCATCCACGCTAAGCGTGTTACCATCATGCCCAAGGACATACAGCTTGCCAGGAGGATCAGGGGTGAGAGAGCATAA